From the Lathyrus oleraceus cultivar Zhongwan6 chromosome 3, CAAS_Psat_ZW6_1.0, whole genome shotgun sequence genome, the window CTTCGATCTGGTGCACCCTCAATTGGTTGAACCTGTGAGATAGGGACGTCATTTGATTTGAAGCCTCGTTATTTGTCAATTTGTCTATTGATTTCAAATTTATGTGGTGTGTCGATTGAACTTGTATTGCCTTTTATCCATGTACttttttaatattaataataCTGTTCTATTTTTATTGATTTCTGTTTTCATGGTTGTAGATTCCTGGGCCGTCTCCTTCGAAAGGACAGACTATAGAACACCAGAAGAAAATTGGCCTTTGGGCAGTAGTGCTTCCTTCAGCAGATGCTAGCGTTGTTCGAAGGACACTTTCAACACTAACTGAAAAGCCCAATGGTCTTCCCGGGTCGAATGAAAGTTCTGAGACGGTTCAAAAAAGAGAGGCTTTTTGGTCATCGGTGAAGCCAGCTCATTTTGGTGTGAAAATAGGCTCAAAGTCTTTGTTTGGCATATTAAGAATTATCATGGTTGGAATTTGTATTGGTCTTTTTGGAAGCACTGGTTTTGGACGGTGGCTTCTTTTGAAATTTCCTTCTTTATTTAGCCTTGGTTGGTTCAGGAAGAATGGCCCTTCTGAAGAGGAAGTCGAAAGCGCATCTTTCAAGATGTGGTTTGTCGGACGCGGTTTTAGTAACGGGAGTCTTGCTTCACAGGAAAACACAAAACATGATATGGAAATTGTAACTAGAGTAACAGGACCTGAAGTTGGATATGTAGCAACCCCAATAATTCTTGTTCAGTGTGCTCTCATTCTTCTCAGCCAGCGCACAAACCTACCTAAAGGAGGTGTTTACCCTCCTGGAATCGTATTTGGTCCTACTGATCTCCAACAGAAACTTCAACAAAATGGAATATCCTTTGATGTCATCTCAAAAAGTACTATTTCTTCTTGAGCTTGTAAGTTTCTATCTTTACACTTTAATAAGGAGTGAAATTAAATATAATGGTCACATCACAGAATTAGACAACCATATAGAGAAAAACTTCATATCTGTTTTTTCTAATATTATTTTTGGAAGGGGTATTATTACTAGTTAAGTGCCATTAATGATATTTTGGACTCATAGGAAGTTATTTGTCTTTTGCAAgttattttgtaaatattgtaTACGTCGTGGTTGCATTTTTTAATTCAGCGTTTGAAtcatcaattttttttaattggTTGATTTAcatttgtttgtgtttgtgaAGATGCTCATATTTAACTATCCTTTTCAATGAAGGGAAgcagaaaaaaaaaaaaattctcacTGAAAGACAACAAAAAGTTAATAACAATTTCAAGCTGAAACAATAGAAACACTCCCCCAAATGATTGAAATATTACACGAAAACATGATACatgaaaataaatgaaaaacataatgcatgaaaataaatgaaaaacataatacatgaaaagaaatgaaaaatcaaCAGTGGAAAAGAAAAAGAGTAAGCAACTTTCAAAACTAGGACACAAAATTAGAGGAACATAAGAAAGTTCATCATACTCTTAAAGATTCAATGTGTGACTTGGTTATTTGTAAAGTTCCATGACTCCGACTATGGAGAAAGCGCGACAAACAACTTGAAGCTTAGAAAATCCAGATTGTTTACCCAAACTCTCATATTCTTTTGGAGTTCTTTCCCTTCCACCAGCTGTGATGAACATGATGTTATCAATAGTTGCAATCATCCTAGATGCATCTGTGGGTTCTGGATCTTCTGGTTGTGCAAGCTCTATGATAATCACCTTTCCATTTGGAGGTAGAGCTTTGTGACAATTCCTTAAAATTTCTACGCATTGTTCATCTGTCCAATTATGGCATACAGCCTACAACAATGAAATCTAGAGTTAAATAATATTTTGATAAGCAATATATATCTTAAAGATTAGTTTTTATGTTTATATACCAACCTTAAGTATTATGGCATCTCCTTGTGGAATACTCTCAAACATACTTCCTCCAACATGTTCAATACCTAAATAAAATTTGGCAATTTCAACAAATATTCTTTATGAGATGTGATCAAATGAACTAACCTCCTTAGGGTATCTTATTACTTCTGGAGCACTAACACCTCTGAAAAAAGGCGTGTTCCTATGAGTGTCAAATATCAACACTCACACTTGTGATTATGTTTAGTTCATtaattttttcaaattattactAGTGTTAGACGTGTTAGTGTCGTGTCCGGTGTCCGTGTTAGTGTTGTGTCTGATGTCTGAGTTTCATAGGTTACCTGTAAAGGATGGTGCATTATCAATCACTTGTGGAAGGTCAAAATTGATTGCCTTTATTGATGGATATTTGGCAATAATCAATTTGAGACTTTGTCCATTGCCACCTCCTACATCAACCAAAGTTGATACCCCTTCAAATCCTTTGTATATGTCAAGGATTTTTTTAATGTGAACATTGCATGTATCTGTCATTGATCTGTTAAATAGTTGATTTATTTGTGGATCTGTCCCAAAGTACTCATACTTAGATATTCCATTAACTTTCTTGAATACATCAATCTCTGGATCAATGATTGCTTCCTTAAAATTCAACCTACAACGTTACCAATAACTATAAACATATGTTGTATTATGTGTTGATAGCATCATATCTGATGCTTGACAGAATAATATAAATGTACTTACCACACTCCTAACAAAGCACGGTGGCACATAAATGATGTGAATGAACCCAAATAACCACCATCATTTTCATCATTAACAAAGTATTTGCCAGAACGTGTGACCCCGTAAACTCGCACTTTGCTACCGTCGTCGTTGGTGCAACTGGAAACAGAAAGAAGAGAGTAGCTAGCAAGCATGTACAACATACGTTCGAGACGATTTGGTAAGTCAGAGTGTTGAGCTGGTAACTTTGAAGCAATTTCAATAGCTGACATGAATTCATTACCAATGATTTCAAACAGTTTGAGTTCAATAGCAGCATTAAGAACAGCAGGAAACACCAAATTGGCACCTAGAACCATGGCTAAGAGGGTATCACTATCATCTGTTTCTGTTTGTGGGGTGACAGTTTCCACTATATTGCTCTCTTTCTCATTGGAATAAGAACCCATCTTTGTTTTCTTTGGATAATAGTCTTTCTGATTTTGTGTGAGCTTCCTTCAAATGCTGCCTGCTTTTTATGGACAAATTTGACACTACAGATGATTGAATATTCTTGTTGTCACTATCATTGTCAGATTCTTAGTATTAATTTGACACTACATAATTGAATATTAAATATGCTGTAATATATAGTGCATATTTTATATAGACAACTTTCGTCCTCctatttaatttatttttgatttttgatcCTCCATTTTAAAAACCAAACAACAGGTTTGGTCATTTTTTAGTTTGTGTTGGATTATAGTCCCAAAAAGGAACCAAAATCCATCACAAAActtaaaaaaaaacttaaaataGTAGTTTTTTAAATAGAAGATCAAAATCTAAAAAAAGACAAAAGGgaattaaaattttaattaaatcTATTTTATATTTAATTGCTATATTTTTTTGTAAAGAATTTTTTTGTTACTTTAACAAATTTGTTTGGTAactttttaaatatttttataagaTTTAAAATAAGGGTGGGTGAGATACTTCAACTTATATATTAGTTGAGTTAAATGGTTATAAACGCCTGGTTCGGATTTAACTTTGGTGgttatatttatttatatttatatattaatgTAGACAAGTCTAATCATTTAGAAAAAAATATGTGTATGTGGACAAAAGAGTATTTATTTGAGGGAGAGTATTGCGGACTCACACATGAGGAGTGTGTTCAAAAATACGTTCCACAGTGACATGAACAACTACGTGAGCTGCGTGAACAATGACATGAACAACTCCGTGAGCTGCAGTGACATGAACAACTACGTGAGCTGCGTGAACAATGACATGAACAACTACGTGAACAATGGCATACATGCGAATAGTGGCGTGAACAATGATTTTTAGTAGTAAAACAAAGTTGATTAATgaaacaaaaaaaataataaaaacataaaaagttggttaatgaaatgatgaagttggttaataaatgtatagatattaaaaataatttttagtagtaaacaaaattgattaataaaatataaaaagtTAATTAATAAAGTGATGAAGTTGGTTAAAAATGCtcaaatattttaaaaaaaatagtagtaaaataaaattgattaataaaatgtaaaatattgattaataaagtgatgaagttggttaatcatgcaattatatattaatattctttattctaaaaaaaataaaaaaataaaaaagtaataatttatatatttcttttttaaaaattatttattattaaaatatttcACTTAATATGTTTTAGTGTAAAAATATCATTTGTCTTCGTCAATTCT encodes:
- the LOC127128595 gene encoding probable mitochondrial saccharopine dehydrogenase-like oxidoreductase At5g39410 isoform X1, whose amino-acid sequence is MEPKVTKFDLIILGASGFTGKYVLKEALKFLNNSSQSQSQSPLNSIAIAGRNPTKLSQTLNWASNPNSPPTITILPADTSDPSSLRSLCSQTRLILNCVGPFRLHGETVVSACVDSGCDYLDICGEPEFMERMESDYHDRAGETGSLVVSACGFDSVPAELGLLFNSLQWVGPAVPNRVEAYVSLESRKRIVGNFATYESAVLGVANAKDLQAFRRSRPRRRPRPQIPGPSPSKGQTIEHQKKIGLWAVVLPSADASVVRRTLSTLTEKPNGLPGSNESSETVQKREAFWSSVKPAHFGVKIGSKSLFGILRIIMVGICIGLFGSTGFGRWLLLKFPSLFSLGWFRKNGPSEEEVESASFKMWFVGRGFSNGSLASQENTKHDMEIVTRVTGPEVGYVATPIILVQCALILLSQRTNLPKGGVYPPGIVFGPTDLQQKLQQNGISFDVISKSTISS
- the LOC127128595 gene encoding probable mitochondrial saccharopine dehydrogenase-like oxidoreductase At5g39410 isoform X2; this encodes MEPKVTKFDLIILGASGFTGKYVLKEALKFLNNSSQSQSPLNSIAIAGRNPTKLSQTLNWASNPNSPPTITILPADTSDPSSLRSLCSQTRLILNCVGPFRLHGETVVSACVDSGCDYLDICGEPEFMERMESDYHDRAGETGSLVVSACGFDSVPAELGLLFNSLQWVGPAVPNRVEAYVSLESRKRIVGNFATYESAVLGVANAKDLQAFRRSRPRRRPRPQIPGPSPSKGQTIEHQKKIGLWAVVLPSADASVVRRTLSTLTEKPNGLPGSNESSETVQKREAFWSSVKPAHFGVKIGSKSLFGILRIIMVGICIGLFGSTGFGRWLLLKFPSLFSLGWFRKNGPSEEEVESASFKMWFVGRGFSNGSLASQENTKHDMEIVTRVTGPEVGYVATPIILVQCALILLSQRTNLPKGGVYPPGIVFGPTDLQQKLQQNGISFDVISKSTISS
- the LOC127128597 gene encoding isoliquiritigenin 2'-O-methyltransferase produces the protein MGSYSNEKESNIVETVTPQTETDDSDTLLAMVLGANLVFPAVLNAAIELKLFEIIGNEFMSAIEIASKLPAQHSDLPNRLERMLYMLASYSLLSVSSCTNDDGSKVRVYGVTRSGKYFVNDENDGGYLGSFTSFMCHRALLGVWLNFKEAIIDPEIDVFKKVNGISKYEYFGTDPQINQLFNRSMTDTCNVHIKKILDIYKGFEGVSTLVDVGGGNGQSLKLIIAKYPSIKAINFDLPQVIDNAPSFTGIEHVGGSMFESIPQGDAIILKAVCHNWTDEQCVEILRNCHKALPPNGKVIIIELAQPEDPEPTDASRMIATIDNIMFITAGGRERTPKEYESLGKQSGFSKLQVVCRAFSIVGVMELYK